One window of Nocardia sp. NBC_00508 genomic DNA carries:
- a CDS encoding PhoX family protein, with protein MSLQPLALFVKHDGQSSRAAVTCEYKCANACFHEAPNTSAGAYFGDIVSSLNRRGLIKGGAAAVLAVGAGSVLAACGDDEPANTGSTEPAGPPGTGTDFTAVAPNKEDAVVIPEGYEQSVVIRWGDPLFQDAPAFDFDKQTAAAQARQFGYNNDFAALLPIEGQANGYLLVVNHEYTTGPHMFRGYNKDAPTDEQLAITMAAHGLSVVEVKGESGSGKLVPAFGKYNRRITATTEFKLTGPAAGSDFVKTSADPTGTKVLGTFANCSGGLTPWGTVLSGEENFNGYFANGDKVTDPAAVARLKRYGLVAGKTANQWERADKRFDLAQEPNEANRFGYVIEIDPWDPNSTPIKHTAMGRLKHEGANIYVTKNGDVVSYTGDDEKFDYMYKFVSSRKIQPGTGASSMRHNLTILDAGTLYVAKLTGDHPDKIDGTGATPSDKGFTGTGQWIPLLETGADGKSKSLVEGMSAEEVAVFTRLAADKVGATKMDRPEDFEANPYTGKVYVALTNNDNRGAEGKQGPDEANPRKLNKNGQVLEIDDNHTGTTFTWSLLLVCGDPAAADTYFAGYDKSKVSPISCPDNLAFDPYGNLWISTDGNALKSNDGLFSVVLDGPNRGQTKQFLTVPRGAETCGPVVTESRVIVCVQHPGEADDATPDNPLSHWPDGGSAQPRPSVVAVWKKSGGRIGA; from the coding sequence GTGAGTCTTCAGCCACTCGCCCTTTTCGTGAAGCACGATGGCCAGTCGTCGCGCGCAGCCGTCACATGTGAGTACAAGTGCGCGAACGCGTGCTTCCACGAGGCACCGAACACCTCCGCCGGTGCGTATTTCGGTGACATCGTCAGCTCCCTGAACCGGCGCGGGCTGATCAAGGGTGGCGCGGCCGCGGTACTCGCGGTCGGCGCGGGCAGCGTGCTCGCGGCCTGCGGCGACGACGAACCGGCCAACACCGGGTCCACCGAGCCCGCGGGCCCGCCCGGAACCGGCACCGACTTCACCGCCGTCGCGCCGAACAAGGAAGACGCCGTGGTGATCCCGGAGGGCTACGAGCAGTCCGTCGTGATCCGCTGGGGTGACCCGCTGTTCCAGGACGCGCCTGCGTTCGACTTCGACAAGCAGACCGCCGCCGCCCAGGCCAGGCAGTTCGGCTACAACAACGATTTCGCGGCCCTGCTGCCGATCGAAGGCCAGGCCAACGGCTACCTGCTCGTGGTCAACCACGAGTACACCACCGGCCCGCACATGTTCCGCGGCTACAACAAAGACGCTCCGACCGACGAGCAGCTCGCGATCACGATGGCCGCGCACGGCCTGAGCGTGGTCGAGGTCAAGGGCGAATCGGGTTCGGGCAAGCTGGTTCCCGCCTTCGGCAAGTACAACCGCAGGATCACCGCGACCACCGAGTTCAAGTTGACCGGCCCCGCCGCGGGCAGCGATTTCGTGAAGACATCGGCCGACCCCACCGGCACCAAAGTGCTGGGCACGTTCGCCAACTGTTCCGGCGGCCTGACGCCCTGGGGCACAGTCCTTTCCGGCGAAGAGAACTTCAACGGCTACTTCGCCAACGGCGACAAGGTGACCGACCCCGCCGCCGTGGCGAGGCTGAAGCGCTACGGTCTCGTGGCGGGCAAGACCGCCAATCAGTGGGAGCGCGCGGACAAGCGCTTCGACCTGGCTCAGGAACCCAACGAGGCCAACCGGTTCGGCTACGTGATCGAGATCGACCCGTGGGATCCGAACTCGACGCCGATCAAGCACACCGCGATGGGGCGGCTGAAGCACGAGGGCGCCAACATCTACGTCACGAAGAACGGTGACGTCGTCTCCTACACCGGTGACGACGAAAAGTTCGACTACATGTACAAATTCGTGTCCTCGCGCAAGATCCAGCCGGGCACCGGCGCGTCCAGCATGCGACACAACCTGACCATTCTGGACGCGGGCACGCTGTATGTCGCGAAGCTCACCGGCGACCACCCGGACAAGATCGACGGCACCGGCGCCACGCCATCGGACAAGGGCTTCACCGGCACCGGCCAGTGGATTCCGCTGCTCGAAACCGGCGCGGACGGCAAGAGCAAGTCACTGGTCGAGGGCATGAGCGCCGAAGAGGTCGCGGTCTTCACCCGGCTGGCCGCCGACAAGGTCGGCGCAACCAAGATGGACCGCCCGGAGGACTTCGAGGCCAACCCCTACACCGGCAAGGTGTATGTGGCGCTGACCAACAACGACAACCGGGGCGCGGAAGGCAAGCAGGGGCCGGACGAGGCGAATCCGCGCAAACTCAACAAGAACGGCCAAGTCCTGGAGATCGACGACAACCACACCGGCACCACGTTCACCTGGTCGCTGCTGCTGGTCTGCGGCGATCCCGCGGCCGCGGACACCTACTTCGCCGGCTACGACAAGTCCAAGGTCAGCCCGATCTCCTGCCCGGACAACCTGGCCTTCGACCCGTATGGCAACCTGTGGATCTCCACCGACGGCAACGCCCTGAAGTCGAACGACGGCCTGTTCTCCGTGGTGCTCGACGGACCGAACCGCGGCCAGACCAAGCAGTTCCTCACGGTGCCGCGCGGCGCGGAGACCTGCGGCCCGGTGGTCACCGAGTCGCGGGTCATCGTCTGCGTCCAGCATCCCGGCGAGGCCGACGACGCGACCCCGGACAACCCCCTCTCGCACTGGCCCGACGGCGGCTCGGCTCAGCCGCGCCCCTCGGTCGTGGCGGTGTGGAAGAAGAGCGGCGGCCGGATCGGCGCCTGA